From Demequina capsici, one genomic window encodes:
- a CDS encoding bifunctional o-acetylhomoserine/o-acetylserine sulfhydrylase — MTNDAPNTDSWAFETKQIHAGQAPDSETGSRALPIYQTTAYVFDDTTQAANRFALAELGPIYTRIGNPTQQAVEDRVAALEGGVGALLVASGSAANTLAIQNIAEAGDHIVSSPSLYGGTYNLFHYTLPKWGIEVTFVEDPDDPQSWRDAVRPNTKAFFGESISNPKQDLLDIETVAGIAHEVGVPLIVDNTVASPYLIQPLKWGADIVTHSATKYLGGHGTAIGGVIVDGGSFDFGQDKDRFPNYNTPDPSYHGLVYARDLGVGSAFGANLAFILKARVTLLRDTGAAISPFNAFLIAQGIETLSLRVERHVENARAVAEFLADRDDVETVAYSGLPTSAWHHLQLKYAPKGGGSVLAFEIAGGKEAGQAFVDALQLHSLVANIGDVRSLAIHPATTTHSQLTADEQLTAGVTPGLVRLSVGIEGIQDILADLETGFAAAAAVREAAEAADGAHTVTV; from the coding sequence ATGACGAACGACGCACCGAACACCGACAGCTGGGCCTTCGAGACCAAGCAGATCCACGCCGGCCAGGCGCCCGACTCCGAGACCGGCTCGCGCGCGCTGCCGATCTACCAGACCACCGCGTACGTGTTCGATGACACGACGCAGGCCGCCAACCGCTTCGCGCTCGCGGAGCTGGGCCCCATCTACACGCGCATCGGAAACCCCACCCAGCAGGCGGTCGAGGACCGCGTGGCGGCGCTTGAGGGCGGCGTTGGCGCGCTGCTCGTGGCATCGGGCAGCGCGGCGAACACGCTGGCCATCCAGAACATCGCGGAGGCGGGCGACCACATCGTCTCCTCCCCCAGCCTGTACGGCGGCACCTACAACCTGTTCCACTACACGCTGCCCAAGTGGGGCATCGAGGTGACGTTCGTGGAGGACCCGGACGACCCGCAGTCGTGGCGTGACGCGGTCCGCCCGAACACGAAGGCGTTCTTCGGCGAGTCGATCTCCAACCCCAAGCAGGACCTGCTGGACATCGAGACGGTGGCGGGCATCGCGCACGAGGTGGGCGTGCCGCTCATCGTGGACAACACGGTCGCCTCGCCGTACCTGATCCAGCCGCTCAAGTGGGGCGCGGACATCGTCACGCATTCCGCCACCAAGTACCTGGGCGGCCACGGCACGGCGATCGGCGGCGTGATCGTGGACGGCGGTTCGTTCGACTTCGGGCAGGACAAGGACCGCTTCCCCAACTACAACACCCCGGACCCGAGCTACCACGGCCTCGTGTACGCCCGTGACCTGGGCGTCGGCTCGGCGTTCGGCGCGAACCTGGCGTTCATCCTGAAGGCGCGCGTGACCCTGCTGCGCGACACGGGCGCGGCGATCTCGCCGTTCAACGCGTTCCTCATCGCGCAGGGCATCGAGACGCTGTCGTTGCGTGTGGAGCGTCACGTGGAGAACGCGAGGGCCGTCGCGGAGTTCCTTGCGGACAGGGACGACGTGGAGACCGTCGCCTACTCGGGCCTGCCCACCTCCGCGTGGCACCACCTTCAGCTCAAGTACGCACCGAAGGGCGGGGGCTCCGTGCTCGCGTTCGAGATCGCGGGAGGCAAGGAGGCGGGTCAGGCGTTCGTGGACGCGCTGCAGCTGCACTCCTTGGTGGCGAACATCGGCGACGTGCGTTCGCTTGCCATCCACCCTGCCACGACGACGCACTCCCAGCTCACGGCCGACGAGCAGCTCACGGCCGGCGTCACCCCTGGTCTGGTGCGGTTGTCGGTGGGCATCGAGGGTATCCAGGACATCCTGGCGGACCTGGAGACGGGCTTCGCGGCAGCGGCCGCCGTGCGCGAGGCCGCGGAGGCTGCCGACGGCGCGCATACGGTGACCGTCTGA
- the metX gene encoding homoserine O-acetyltransferase MetX, giving the protein MDDDYSSWVPDAGVEEGLRPLPASAAWLPGDEPGRRQFLAIEGLPLESDPLGWIDVTLAYETWGQLNEARDNAVYVAHAFTGDSHVSGAAGDGHLTGGWWNGLVGPGRPIDTDRYFVVCANVVGGCQGTTGPAHPHPVDGLPWGSRFPWLTLRDMVQAEAHLADHLGVDSWALVIGPSMGGMRAVEWAATFPERVRAIGAVGTTAETTAEQIAWNAAQTAAIRLDPAFRGGDYYGAADGAGPYLGLGIARAIAHTTYRSEQELDARFGRRAQIGDPLAPDGMFAVESYLDHHADKLARRFDANSYLRMIHAVNTHDVGRGRGGLAAALAGFVGDALVIAIDSDRLYPLSNSERLAAALPGAVEVTVLHSDIGHDGFLVDSTGLNDAVEVLLRRVQARV; this is encoded by the coding sequence ATGGATGACGACTACTCGTCATGGGTGCCTGACGCGGGGGTGGAGGAGGGGCTGCGGCCCCTCCCCGCCTCGGCGGCGTGGCTTCCTGGCGACGAGCCGGGCCGGCGGCAGTTCCTCGCGATCGAGGGGCTGCCGCTGGAGTCCGACCCGCTGGGCTGGATCGATGTGACGCTCGCCTACGAGACGTGGGGCCAGCTCAACGAGGCTCGCGACAACGCCGTCTACGTGGCGCATGCGTTCACCGGCGACTCGCATGTGTCGGGCGCCGCCGGTGACGGGCACCTGACCGGCGGCTGGTGGAACGGGCTTGTGGGCCCGGGCAGGCCGATCGACACGGACCGTTACTTCGTGGTGTGCGCGAATGTGGTCGGGGGGTGCCAGGGCACGACCGGCCCGGCGCATCCTCACCCGGTCGACGGGCTCCCGTGGGGCTCACGGTTCCCTTGGCTGACGCTTCGCGACATGGTGCAGGCGGAGGCTCACCTGGCCGACCACCTGGGCGTGGACAGCTGGGCGCTCGTGATCGGCCCATCGATGGGCGGCATGCGCGCCGTCGAGTGGGCTGCGACGTTCCCGGAGCGCGTGCGCGCGATCGGCGCGGTGGGCACGACGGCGGAGACGACAGCCGAGCAGATCGCGTGGAACGCGGCGCAGACCGCAGCGATCCGTCTGGACCCTGCGTTCCGGGGAGGCGACTACTACGGTGCGGCGGACGGCGCCGGCCCGTACCTGGGCCTGGGGATCGCCCGCGCGATCGCGCATACGACGTACCGGTCGGAGCAGGAGCTCGACGCCCGGTTCGGCCGGCGCGCCCAGATCGGCGATCCGCTCGCACCGGACGGCATGTTCGCCGTCGAGTCGTACCTGGACCATCATGCCGACAAGCTCGCGCGGCGATTCGACGCGAACTCGTACCTGCGCATGATCCACGCGGTGAACACGCATGACGTGGGGCGCGGCCGCGGCGGGCTCGCTGCCGCGCTTGCGGGGTTCGTGGGCGACGCGCTCGTGATCGCGATCGACTCCGATCGCCTCTACCCGCTGTCCAACTCCGAGCGTCTCGCGGCGGCCCTGCCAGGGGCGGTGGAGGTGACGGTGCTGCACTCGGACATCGGCCATGACGGCTTCCTGGTGGACTCGACCGGCCTGAACGATGCTGTGGAGGTTCTGCTGCGCCGCGTGCAGGCCCGGGTGTAG